A stretch of Dryobates pubescens isolate bDryPub1 chromosome 35, bDryPub1.pri, whole genome shotgun sequence DNA encodes these proteins:
- the LRRN2 gene encoding leucine-rich repeat neuronal protein 2 — protein MRPVNLWRPGGSWCHQPKMRHFQPSWLLLCVAAAAAAVPIVPWKVKCPPQCFCQIRPWYSPRSVYREAATVDCNDLFLSAVPEDLPEGTQTLLLQSNNIGRLEQSELSALRNLSELDLSQNSFSDVWDLGLRSLPQLLSLHLEENQLSELPDGSFPGLGSLQELYLNHNRLRRIAPRAFAGLGSLLRLHLNSNLLRTVDSRWFQMLPSLEILMIGGNRVDAILDMNFRPLSNLRSLVLAGMHLREISAYALEGLRSLESLSFYDNKLVEVPKQALQQVPGLKFLDLNKNPLQRVKQSDFTNMLHLKELGLNNMEELVSIDQFALLNLPELTKLDVTNNPKLSFIHPNAFHRLPRLETLMLNNNALSALHEQTVEALPGLQEISIHGNPIRCDCVLRWVGGGRRRVRFIEPQSTLCAEPPDLRRRHLREVPFREMTDSCLPLISASSFPSRLEVADGEDVALHCRALAEPQPEIYWVSPAGEKLLPDAGEGSYKVHPEGTLEIRGASAAQAGLYTCVAHNLLGADTKSVSLRVNHSFPLGRAGLELAVVDAQPYRLLLAWKPQLNAVSSNLTWSSFSLGSASGAAGVARLPSGTHTYNVTRLHPGTEYWACLHVAFADLQTEVVCTSARTKEAAPRSRLLEGRQSLLAALGLCLLLLAAGLGARRGLGAEPRRELLGAATALRVIYPPLTQPWARGQPGGQLLAVEVQAAPPDC, from the coding sequence ATGCGTCCTGTGAACCTCTGGCGCCCAGGAGGAAGCTGGTGCCACCAGCCCAAGATGAGACActtccagcccagctggctcctgctctgcgtggcagccgccgccgccgccgtccCCATCGTGCCCTGGAAGGTCAAATGCCCTCCGCAGTGCTTCTGCCAGATCCGGCCCTGGTACAGCCCCCGCTCCGTCTACAGGGAGGCTGCCACCGTGGACTGCAATGACCTCTTCCTCTCTGCCGTGCCAGAAGACCTCCCAGAGGGGACCcagaccctgctgctgcagagcaacaACAtcggcaggctggagcagagcgaGCTGAGCGCCCTGCGCAACCTCTCCGAGCTGGACCTGTCGCAGAACAGCTTCTCCGACGTCTGGGACCTGGGGCTGaggagcctgccccagctgctcagcctgcacctGGAGGAGAATCAGCTCTCCGAGCTGCCCGACGGCAGCTTCCccgggctgggcagcctgcaggagctctACCTGAACCACAACCGGCTGCGCCGCATCGCGCCCCGCGCCTTCGCcggcctgggcagcctcctgcgCCTCCACCTCAACTCCAACCTGCTGAGGACGGTGGACAGCCGCTGGTTCCAgatgctgcccagcctggagatCCTCATGATCGGGGGCAACAGGGTGGATGCCATCCTGGACATGAATTTCAGGCCCCTGTCGAACCTGAGGAGCTTGGTGCTGGCCGGGATGCACCTGCGGGAGATCTCTGCCTACGCgctggaggggctgaggagcctggagagCCTCTCCTTCTACGACAACAAGCTGGTGGAGGTGCCCAagcaggccctgcagcaggtgCCCGGCCTCAAGTTCCTGGACCTGAACAAGAACCCCCTGCAGAGGGTGAAGCAGAGCGACTTCACCAACATGCTGcacctgaaggagctggggctgaacAACATGGAGGAGCTGGTGTCCATCGACCAGTTCGCCCTGCTCAACCTGCCCGAGCTGACCAAGCTGGACGTGACCAACAACCCCAAGCTGTCCTTCATCCACCCCAACGCCTTCCACCGCCTGCCCCGGCTGGAAACCCTGATGCTCAACAACAACGCCCTAAGTGCCTTGCACGAGCAGACGGTGGAGGCCCTGCCCGGGCTGCAGGAGATCAGCATCCACGGCAACCCCATCCGCTGCGACTGCGTCCTGCGCTGGGTGGGGGGCGGCCGGCGCCGCGTCCGCTTCATCGAGCCGCAGTCCACCCTCTGCGCCGAGCCGCCCGACCTGCGGCGCAGGCACCTGCGGGAGGTGCCCTTCCGAGAGATGACCgacagctgcctgcccctcaTCTccgccagcagcttcccctcccgCCTGGAGGTGGCGGACGGGGAGGACGTCGCCCTGCACTGCCGGGCGCTGGCCGAGCCCCAGCCGGAGATCTACTGGGTGAGCCCCGCcggggagaagctgctgcccgACGCCGGGGAGGGCTCCTACAAGGTGCACCCCGAGGGGACGCTGGAGATCCGCGGGGCGTCCGCCGCCCAGGCCGGGCTCTACACCTGCGTGGCTCACAACCTCCTGGGGGCGGACACCAAGAGCGTCAGCCTGAGGGTCAACCACTCCTTCCCCCTGGGCCGGGCCGGCCTGGAGCTGGCGGTGGTGGACGCCCAGCCCTACCGCCTCCTGCTGGCTTGGAAGCCGCAGCTCAACGCCgtctcctccaacctcaccTGGTCCAGCTTCTCGCTCGGCTCCGCCTCGGGGGCCGCCGGCGTGGCCAGGCTGCCCTCGGGGACCCACACGTACAACGTCACCAGGCTGCACCCCGGCACGGAGTACTGGGCCTGCCTGCACGTAGCCTTTGCAGACTTGCAGACCGAGGTGGTTTGCACCAGCGCCAGGACTAAAGAGGCTGCCCCCCGCTCCCGGCTCctggagggcaggcagagcctcctGGCCGCCCTgggcctctgcctcctgctcctggctgccggCCTCGGGGCTCGCCGCGGCCTCGGGGCCGagcccaggagggagctgctgggggctgccacagccctgaggGTGATCTACCCAcccctcacccagccctgggctcggggacagcctggggggcagctcctggccgTGGAGGTGCAAGCAGCGCCCCCAGACTgctga